Proteins encoded in a region of the Atopobium sp. oral taxon 416 genome:
- a CDS encoding transposase produces MRVSIDDTAKRCNQSYISIMANLDCQRAVAVTQGRDKEALGRLCAELKEHGRGPHEGLRGHARHGLRHTRWRSPPRCPRPHRAWDRFHVVQLLNVRCAERRESVEKRWQLAGTKYVWLKRRETLTKRQLAKREELDPAKTHLREARACQMAEALQDVYSCADRKSAGRAPECLCSWMMHSAVAEMKAVARTLRKEREGILNWWKRGSTNSFLEGLNSVVQPARSIARGFRSIDYFRTMILLRLGRLDFTAQKKLAYATH; encoded by the coding sequence GTGCGCGTGAGCATAGACGACACCGCCAAAAGGTGCAACCAAAGCTACATCAGCATCATGGCCAACCTCGACTGTCAGCGTGCCGTGGCCGTCACGCAAGGCAGGGACAAGGAGGCCTTAGGCAGGCTCTGCGCCGAGCTTAAGGAGCACGGGAGGGGACCGCACGAAGGTCTTAGAGGTCACGCGCGACATGGCTTAAGGCATACTCGCTGGAGGTCGCCGCCAAGATGCCCCAGGCCGCACAGAGCGTGGGACAGGTTCCATGTGGTGCAGCTTCTGAACGTGAGGTGCGCAGAGCGGCGCGAGTCGGTGGAGAAGCGCTGGCAGCTCGCAGGGACGAAGTACGTATGGCTCAAGAGGAGGGAGACCCTCACAAAGCGCCAGCTCGCCAAGAGGGAGGAGCTCGACCCTGCGAAGACCCATCTCAGGGAGGCACGCGCCTGCCAGATGGCAGAGGCGCTGCAGGACGTCTATTCATGTGCTGACAGAAAATCGGCAGGCAGGGCCCCAGAGTGTCTCTGCTCGTGGATGATGCACTCTGCCGTGGCCGAGATGAAGGCCGTGGCAAGAACGCTCCGCAAGGAGCGGGAGGGGATCCTGAACTGGTGGAAGAGAGGATCTACCAACTCGTTCCTCGAAGGCCTCAACTCGGTCGTCCAGCCCGCCCGCAGCATCGCCAGGGGCTTCAGGAGCATCGACTACTTCAGGACGATGATCTTGCTCAGGCTAGGCCGTCTGGACTTCACGGCCCAGAAGAAGCTGGCATACGCTACCCACTAG
- a CDS encoding transposase family protein encodes MGLSDEWEVTGVWFKEREEAQDELHVRVAHRRGQAVECPVCHRRCGTCDTRERTWRHLSIWQYETIVHCALPRADCPKDGVHATRMP; translated from the coding sequence ATGGGACTCAGCGACGAGTGGGAGGTCACGGGTGTCTGGTTTAAGGAGCGCGAGGAAGCGCAAGACGAGCTCCATGTGAGGGTGGCGCACAGGAGGGGCCAGGCCGTGGAGTGTCCCGTCTGCCACAGGAGGTGCGGCACCTGTGACACGCGCGAGAGGACTTGGAGACATCTTAGCATCTGGCAATACGAGACGATCGTGCACTGCGCGCTGCCCAGGGCCGACTGCCCCAAAGACGGCGTGCATGCCACAAGGATGCCCTGA
- a CDS encoding transposase: protein MIYVGIDVAKDKHDCCILGPDAEELFPVFTIRNNREGYDELFRRIETASKDLSQIKVGLEATGHYSYNILGSLLDRGYHTFVINPLHTNLYRKGQRLRKTKTDKVDARSIAEMLVTDKTLRPYTDTSYYSEELKSLTRYRFDLVQRRAKLKTSITRLVNIVFPKLEGLVPTPHINTV, encoded by the coding sequence ATGATCTACGTTGGAATCGATGTCGCCAAGGACAAGCACGACTGCTGCATTCTTGGTCCGGACGCTGAAGAACTGTTCCCGGTCTTTACCATCCGGAACAATCGCGAAGGCTATGATGAGCTGTTCAGAAGAATCGAGACGGCCTCAAAAGACCTGTCCCAGATAAAAGTAGGGCTCGAGGCTACCGGCCACTATTCCTACAACATCCTGGGCTCGCTTCTTGATCGAGGCTACCACACCTTTGTAATCAATCCACTTCACACAAATCTTTACAGAAAAGGTCAGCGCCTTAGAAAGACGAAAACGGATAAAGTCGATGCCCGCTCCATTGCCGAAATGCTTGTGACTGATAAGACCCTCAGGCCCTACACGGATACATCGTACTACAGCGAAGAGCTGAAGTCATTGACCAGATACCGCTTTGATCTCGTCCAGAGGAGAGCGAAGCTGAAGACATCCATCACCAGGCTGGTGAACATTGTATTCCCCAAACTGGAAGGCCTCGTCCCAACGCCTCACATAAACACCGTCTAG
- a CDS encoding transposase, with amino-acid sequence MPGASCVANANLTHLKSLLCDASRGRYGREKAIEIRNAARSSVGSEMSVKSIELKQTIRQIDALTADIEEVEASIRKIMDKSSSSIMTIPGINYRMGAMILAEIGDFNRFDNADQILAYAGMSPSTYQSGQLTSTYAHMEKRGSKYLRFALFNAAIYVSKWDWPVSGQKAC; translated from the coding sequence ATGCCCGGTGCGTCATGTGTTGCCAATGCCAACCTCACACATCTGAAGTCCCTGCTCTGTGATGCCTCCCGTGGCCGGTATGGCCGAGAGAAGGCGATCGAGATCCGGAATGCGGCCAGATCCTCTGTCGGATCAGAAATGTCTGTAAAATCCATAGAACTCAAGCAGACGATCCGCCAGATCGATGCCCTGACTGCCGACATCGAGGAAGTAGAAGCTTCCATTCGAAAGATTATGGACAAGAGTAGCTCTTCGATCATGACGATTCCCGGCATCAACTACCGGATGGGAGCCATGATCCTGGCCGAGATTGGCGATTTCAACCGCTTTGACAATGCGGACCAGATCCTTGCCTATGCAGGCATGTCGCCATCTACCTACCAGTCCGGGCAGTTGACATCCACCTATGCCCATATGGAGAAACGAGGCTCCAAATACCTCCGCTTCGCCCTCTTCAACGCCGCTATATACGTCTCCAAGTGGGACTGGCCTGTATCTGGCCAGAAAGCGTGCTGA